The Lutzomyia longipalpis isolate SR_M1_2022 chromosome 2, ASM2433408v1 DNA window GGTGAAATACATCGCCTCCGGACCCCTTTGTATCGAGCAATTCCCAATTCTCCGTCCAGAAGTTCTCGCGAATGAGATCGACGTACTGAGGCACAATTAGCTGTCGCTTGAGATCCAACTTTTCAGCATGAACACGCTTCCGCAGCAGGACGGTGCCTTTGCGATACATCGGTGGAAGATTATTGTAGTTTATCCCGAAGCGTTGGAAGAGAAGTTCATTCTTATCTGACGCCACCGTGCCACGGAGTCTGGCTTCGGCTTCAGCATTACTCAGCCCATCGCGTAGGACAAGATTCCAAAAAGCTGTATTGTACAAATTGTTCACGTGCACATCCGCCTGTCGCCACGCCAGGTAATCCTTGAGGTTCTCATCGCTGGGATACACAACAACCCGTCCATCAAAAGCCGGGGCGTACTGCAATCGATCCTCCGGGAAAAACTTTCCCCAATTCATAACGTAGGCCGATGTAAATAAACTCGTTACCATGGACATAATCTTCGCAGAGCGTCTTTTGTAGATTTCCGTACTCTTCCGGAAGACAAATGAATACTCATCGCTCTGTCCGTAACCAATAGCAATGTCACGGAATTCCTGCATCACAGATATAGCTGCACAGTTCATCAGATTCAGTGCTACGTTGTGgggaaatatgaaaattagttCCCAGATTGAATAAAGCTCATCCCTGACTTACCCCTGGAATCATTGGGCTTCTCAAAACTGTGAACTGTGGCAAATTTGTGGAATCCTTTCCCATCCACCCGGACAACGATCCACGTATTGGGGAGAATTTTGTCATCCAACTCAAATTGCTTAACATATTCGTACCGACTACAAGCCATTCTAAATGTGGAAAATGCACGACGAActaaaagcattaaatttaataaattcggggaaaaaaactaaaaataaattttcaaaacaaccATCACGAAAAAGAATGAggttatgaatatttttggtgtGAACTCGCATGCGCCCTCTATTGCCCATCACAGTTGATTTGAAAAAAGCGCAAAGAAAAGAGAGGTTAAGGCAGGAGAGGATACTGATCACTATACTAtcgaggaaattaatttaagattctAATACATTTAGCAATTGAACGAACAATTAAAAAGCAGCTAAATATAGTCCCTGTTATCCTTTCCACTCTGAATACAACACCTACATCACTGTATTATGGGTTAATTTGTAACTTCCCGGATTGCAAATGCAAGATACTCAACATTCCCAGGATTAACCCCCGTGAGAGCCATCCTTCCGTCCTTCGTGATGTGTACGCTGTATTTATTCGTGAGGCATTCGCATTGCAGGGAATTCAGGCCAGAATACGTGAACCACCCAACATGATCCGTGATGTGCTTCCAGTCCCGCGGAGAGCCCCACTTTTCGAGATTATTACGCAGCAAATGCCTAACTTTAGTTAATCTCTCCGTCATTTGTCTCACATCTGCTCTCCATTCAGCACAGAGCTCCTTATCACTGAGAATTTCCGTGGCAATTCTTACGCCGTGATTTGGGGGACTCCAGTACATTCCTTGAACTAAACATTCAATTTGCGAGAGGATTTTCGGCGTGTGGTCAGGAGATTTCGTAACGAACGTTACGGCTCCTACCCTTTCCCCATAAAGACctaaaagaagcaaaagaaatcatcTTGAGGGAATCATTcgaaaaagaaagataagaCTATACCCATATTTTTAGCAAAGCTCTGGGTTACAATAAGTTCATGCCCATCTGATGCAAATTGTCGAATCCCGAAGGCATCCTTATCAATGTCTCCACTGGAAAATCCCATGTAGACGAGATCAAAGACAGGCAGGAGATTGCGGCGCTTCACAATCTCCGAAAGTTTCTTCCACTGCTCAGGTGAGGGATCAATTCCAGTGGGATTGTGGCCACATGCATGAAACAGGAGTAAGGAATTTTCTGGGATTTTCTACAAcaagataaaaatctttaaaatgtgAGTTATTGAACTtatgagttaaaaaaaattgatgagcAATTCATTATCTCaatattttcctctttatCGCCACTTGAATGattagaaaatgatttaaaaggtttaatttttaagtataaCGTGGGAATTTAGGAATGTTGTACGACCTAATTATTAAAACACTTACATTGATTGCATCGTAGACGACCTTCTCATTAAATGTAAAACAACCTGGTTCAAAGTACTTGTAGGAATTCATGGTTAATCCCGAATTACGGAAGATATTCTCATGATTCCCCCATGATGGATTGGGCAGGTACATTTCTCTCACACCtggaaagaaattcttcaggaAGATCCCGGTGAGACGCAGAGCTCCTGTTCCACTGATACTCTGAAATGTTGCAAATCTCCCATCTTGGATTATGGGATGATCTGCACCGAAGGCTAACTCTGTGGCAAGGCGAGTAAAATTCGGGCAGCCAGTGTGGGGAAAATATTCCTTGTCCAGCTTCTTCTCAAACACTCTCTGTTCAGCTTTTGCCACACTCGGCAGGACAAATGGCTTCCCATCGTCATCCCTGTAAATCCCGATGCCAACATTGACCTTCCGTGGATTCCTATCGCGGTGGAATGCATCAATCTTCCCCAAAATTGGATCAGGAGGAGCCAGTTTTACATCAGACCACCAAGAtgagctt harbors:
- the LOC129789687 gene encoding aspartate aminotransferase, mitochondrial-like, yielding MARIFPVVHRFSSSWWSDVKLAPPDPILGKIDAFHRDRNPRKVNVGIGIYRDDDGKPFVLPSVAKAEQRVFEKKLDKEYFPHTGCPNFTRLATELAFGADHPIIQDGRFATFQSISGTGALRLTGIFLKNFFPGVREMYLPNPSWGNHENIFRNSGLTMNSYKYFEPGCFTFNEKVVYDAINKIPENSLLLFHACGHNPTGIDPSPEQWKKLSEIVKRRNLLPVFDLVYMGFSSGDIDKDAFGIRQFASDGHELIVTQSFAKNMGLYGERVGAVTFVTKSPDHTPKILSQIECLVQGMYWSPPNHGVRIATEILSDKELCAEWRADVRQMTERLTKVRHLLRNNLEKWGSPRDWKHITDHVGWFTYSGLNSLQCECLTNKYSVHITKDGRMALTGVNPGNVEYLAFAIREVTN
- the LOC129789741 gene encoding probable tRNA(His) guanylyltransferase — its product is MLLVRRAFSTFRMACSRYEYVKQFELDDKILPNTWIVVRVDGKGFHKFATVHSFEKPNDSRALNLMNCAAISVMQEFRDIAIGYGQSDEYSFVFRKSTEIYKRRSAKIMSMVTSLFTSAYVMNWGKFFPEDRLQYAPAFDGRVVVYPSDENLKDYLAWRQADVHVNNLYNTAFWNLVLRDGLSNAEAEARLRGTVASDKNELLFQRFGINYNNLPPMYRKGTVLLRKRVHAEKLDLKRQLIVPQYVDLIRENFWTENWELLDTKGSGGDVFHLKDRDLPDLMKIQISTTREAGN